In Meriones unguiculatus strain TT.TT164.6M chromosome 17, Bangor_MerUng_6.1, whole genome shotgun sequence, a single window of DNA contains:
- the LOC132648548 gene encoding cystatin-A-like: protein MIRGGLSEAKPATPEIQEIVDKIKPQLEEQTNEKYETFKAVEYKSQVVAGINHFIKVDVGGGRYIHVRAFSGINDPGFELSGYQADKTRDDDLTYF from the exons ATGATCCGAGGAGGCTTGAGCGAGGCCAAACCTGCCACACCAGAAATCCAGGAGATTGTTGACAAG ATCAAACCGCAGCTGGAAGAGCAAACCAATGAGAAATACGAAACCTTCAAAGCCGTCGAGTATAAATCCCAAGTCGTCGCTGGAATCAATCACTTCATTAAG gTTGATGTAGGGGGTGGCCGTTACATTCACGTGAGAGCCTTCAGTGGTATCAATGATCCTGGTTTTGAACTTAGTGGTTACCAGGCTGACAAAACCAGGGATGATGACCTGACCTACTTCTAA